In Quercus robur chromosome 10, dhQueRobu3.1, whole genome shotgun sequence, a genomic segment contains:
- the LOC126702653 gene encoding disease resistance protein RPV1-like isoform X9 encodes MALLDMKTDSSSFPSSSSAAVRWNYDVFLSFRGKDTRYNFVGHLYEALIQKGIHIFKDDINLDRGRPILPELLKAIGESRFAIVIISEDYASSDSCLVELAHIIHCKKEMGMTILPVFHHVDPSNIRKQLGTFEQAFIEHEKKENKETVEKWRDALREVGSLSGWHLKEYCSEIENIKDIVGCISLHLKYDALPYIAKDLVGINSRMEEFESHLALGSNDVRFIGIWGMGGMGKTTLARVVYYMVSIKFEACSFIEDVRERSERDGLVTLQQDLISDILKGTDLKIRDKYDGVINIRNRLRCKRILLVLDDVDKLDQLKFLVGEHDWFGPGSRIIITTRDEHVLKTHEVNEIYEVDGLNDEHALRLFSSKAFKGKHVPNDYLELSKHFLNYARGLPLALEVLGSFLNGKSIAEWKSALERLKDFPERIILQALKISFDGLRDAEKEIFLHIACFLNHKEKDHVLEVLDSLGLHPVIGLKELIDKSLLKITYMHIVWMHDLLEEMGKDIVRNECLNDPGKRSRLWCYKDIESVLKKNKGMKAVQAMHILCNYDKDEHEVKETCWSPEAISQMYNLKFLRIYGIFQDPQHLPNSLRVLCWSYYPSNSLPSTFQPDELVMLCLPHSRNEQLCIGIKNFDKLKIIDLSSSGFIISPDFTGVPNLEKLNLSSCQKLRELHPSVGILKKLVHFDLKFCENLVCLPNTICSLNSLERLDLCGCSNFDNLPENLGNLKGLKMLYLSGTAIKELPSSIDGLTTLTSLTLNDCKNLVCLPSTICSLKLLERLDLSRCSNFDNLPENLGNLKGLEELYLSGTAIKELPSSIDGLTTLTSLTLNDCKNLVCLPSSLNSLERLDFCGRSNFDNLPENLGNLKGLKNLHLSGTAIKELPSSIDGLTTLTSLTLNDCKNLVCLPSTICSLKLLECLDLYGCSNFDNLPENLGNLKGLEELYLSGTAIKELPSSIDGLTALTLLSLKDCENLVCLPSTICSLKLLERLDLSRCSNFDNLPENLGNLKGLKMLYLSGTAIKELPSSIDGLTTLTSLTLNDCKNLVCLPSTICSLKLLERLDLSRCSNFDNLPENLGNLKGLKELNLSGTSIKELPSSIDGLTALTSLTLQDCENLVCLPSTICSLKLLECLDLYGCSNFDNLPENLGNLKGLEELYLSGTAIKELPSSIDGLTTLTSLTLNDCKNLVCLPSSLNSLERLDFCGRSNFDNLPENLGNLKGLKNLHLSGTAIKELPSSIDGLTTLTSLTLWSCRNLVCLPNTICCLISLECLEISGCSSFEYLPENLGNVKGLKKLGLSGSAIKELPSSIERLMHLTSLNLLDCFNLGCLPNTTCGFKFHGTLDLSTCSRFKNLPEMPWIIEGLLMLDLSNTVIEEMPSSIGRLTDLTALTLRFCMNLVRLPSTICSWKSLESLDLLGCLKFKNLPKNIGNMKDLEVLNLCWTSIIEFPSSIVLLKNLKHLYIRGWKLSEFYSQSASLELMDPLWNLPFSQPTSPQECIGLPSFLYSSLPTSPVLVGLLLPSLSGLHSLTYLCINDCDLLSIPDDIGCLSSLECLNLSGNNFVSLPESMSQLFNLRRLYLEGCKRLQSLGNVLSTIDSVIANDCSSLERLPELQFYPFMSNHSLFQCFNCFKLVDYIQNGSNMLQGLPNIVIPGGEIPKWFSNEFQGDNIQLSFPGCDELMGIVLCVVFVPNGSHQYHRNWNFTCIFQLNGLKIADFSQSYYFTTKYGRIESPHIWLLYLSTHRSVSNWGKICSRIDANGFRQLKIQIFAEVVEKIGVQLVYKQDMEDPNQTMAQCISNNSTLYEDFGVVHHDIDNSPIESSRNKQSRDVDDGAGPSGEGYSNEEPQPKWIQGEIFDYFAMEGGDQISKKLESIHGGKEDIYQDIEDPNQTLTQLSINSRKLYEELGDLSHDSYNSAAEGSRIKRRLDEEDGAGPSGEGYSNNEPHPKTRRMYG; translated from the exons ATGGCTTTATTGGACATGAAGACGGACTCGTCATCTTTCCCAAGTTCTTCTTCAGCTGCTGTCCGATGGAATTATGACGTCTTTCTCAGTTTCAGAGGCAAGGACACCCGCTACAATTTTGTGGGTCATCTTTATGAAGCTTTGATACAAAAAGGCATTCACATTTTTAAAGACGATATAAACCTTGACAGAGGAAGACCCATCTTACCAGAGCTGTTGAAAGCAATAGGGGAGTCGAGATTTGCTATTGTCATTATCTCAGAAGACTACGCATCTTCAGATTCGTGTTTAGTTGAACTTGCACACATCATTCACTGCAAGAAAGAGATGGGAATGACAATTCTGCCTGTTTTTCACCATGTGGATCCATCCAATATACGGAAACAACTGGGAACTTTTGAGcaggcatttattgaacatgaAAAAAAGGAGAACAAAGAGACGGTGGAGAAATGGAGAGATGCTTTGAGAGAAGTGGGCAGCCTGAGCGGATGGCATTTAAAGGAATATTG CTCTGAGATAGAAAACATCAAAGACATCGTGGGATGTATATCGCTTCACTTGAAATATGATGCATTACCATACATTGCCAAGGACCTAGTAGGAATAAACTCTCGAATGGAGGAATTTGAGTCGCATTTAGCTTTAGGGTCAAACGATGTTCGCTTTATAGGGATTTGGGGGATGGGGGGAATGGGCAAGACAACTCTTGCTAGAGTTGTTTATTATATGGTTTCTATTAAATTTGAAGCTTGTAGTTTTATTGAGGATGTTAGGGAAAGATCTGAAAGAGATGGTTTAGTTACACTACAACAGGATCTTATTTCTGATATTTTGAAGGGAACAGATTTGAAAATTAGAGATAAGTATGATGGAGTTATCAATATCAGGAATAGGTTACGTTGTAAAAGGATTCTTCTTGTCCTTGATGATGTAGATAAATTGGACCAGTTGAAATTCTTAGTTGGGGAGCATGATTGGTTTGGTCCGGGCAGTAGAATTATCATAACAACAAGAGATGAGCATGTGTTGAAAACACATGAAGTAAATGAAATATATGAAGTTGATGGATTGAATGATGAACATGCTCTTCGACTATTTTCATCAAAAGCCTTTAAAGGCAAACATGTCCCAAATGATTATTTAGAGCTGTCTAAACATTTTTTGAATTATGCTAGGGGCCTTCCATTAGCTCTTGAGGTTTTAGGTTCATTTTTGAATGGAAAAAGTATTGCTGAATGGAAAAGTGCATTAGAGAGGCTCAAAGATTTTCCTGAGAGAATCATTCTCCAAGCACTTAAAATAAGTTTCGATGGACTCCGTGATGCAGAGAAGGAAATATTCCTGCATATTGCATGCTTCCTTAACCACAAGGAGAAAGATCATGTATTAGAAGTACTGGATAGTCTTGGCCTTCATCCTGTCATTGGATTGAAGGAACTCATTGATAAATCCCTCTTGAAAATTACGTATATGCATATAGTGTGGATGCATGATTTACTAGAAGAAATGGGGAAGGACATAGTTCGTAACGAGTGCCTTAATGATCCTGGAAAGCGTAGTAGATTGTGGTGTTATAAGGACATTGAAAGCgtgttgaaaaaaaataag GGAATGAAAGCAGTTCAAGCCAtgcatattttgtgtaattatgATAAAGATGAACATGAAGTAAAAGAGACATGTTGGAGCCCTGAGGCCATTTCGCAAATGTACAATCTTAAATTTCTTAGAATTTATGGTATTTTCCAGGATCCTCAACATCTTCCAAATTCTTTAAGAGTTCTCTGTTGGAGTTATTATCCTTCAAATTCTCTACCGTCAACTTTCCAGCCAGATGAGCTTGTTATGCTTTGTTTGCCACATAGCAGAAATGAACAACTTTGCATAGGAATAAAG aattttgacaagttgaagatCATCGACTTGTCTTCGTCGGGCTTCATTATATCCCCAGACTTCACTGGAGTCCCAAATCTTGAGAAATTAAATCTTTCATCTTGTCAAAAATTACGTGAGCTTCACCCATCCGTTGGAATTCTTAAAAAGCTTGTTCATTTTGATCTAAAGTTTTGCGAAAATCTTGTGTGTCTTCCTAACACCATTTGTAGTTTGAATTCACTTGAACGGCTTGATCTTTGTGG ATGCtcaaattttgacaacttgCCGGAGAACCTAGGGAATCTCAAAGGTCTCAAGATGCTTTATTTGAGTGGAACAGCTATAAAAGAGCTGCCTTCATCAATTGATGGTTTGACAACCCTTACTTCGTTGACTCTTAACGATTGTAAGAATCTTGTGTGTCTTCCTAGCACcatttgtagtttgaaattGCTAGAACGTCTTGATCTTTCTAGATGCtcaaattttgacaacttgCCGGAGAAC CTAGGGAATCTCAAAGGTCTCGAGGAGCTTTATTTGAGTGGAACAGCTATAAAAGAGCTGCCTTCATCAATTGATGGTTTGACAACCCTTACTTCGTTGACTCTTAACGATTGTAAGAATCTTGTGTGTCTTCCTAGCAGTTTGAATTCACTTGAAAGGCTTGATTTTTGTGGGCGCtcaaattttgacaacttgCCGGAGAACCTAGGAAATCTCAAAG GTCTCAAGAACCTTCACTTGAGTGGAACAGCTATAAAAGAGTTGCCTTCATCAATTGATGGTTTGACAACCCTTACTTCATTGACTCTTAACGATTGTAAGAATCTTGTGTGCCTTCCTAGCACcatttgtagtttgaaattGCTAGAATGTCTTGATCTTTATGG ATGCtcaaattttgacaacttgCCGGAGAACCTAGGGAATCTCAAAGGTCTCGAGGAGCTTTATTTGAGTGGAACAGCTATAAAAGAGCTGCCTTCATCAATTGATGGTTTGACAGCCCTTACTTTATTGAGTCTCAAAGATTGTGAGAATCTTGTGTGTCTTCCTAGCACcatttgtagtttgaaattGCTAGAACGTCTTGATCTTTCTAGATGCtcaaattttgacaacttgCCGGAGAACCTAGGGAATCTCAAAGGTCTCAAGATGCTTTATTTGAGTGGAACAGCTATAAAAGAGCTGCCTTCATCAATTGATGGTTTGACAACCCTTACTTCGTTGACTCTTAACGATTGTAAGAATCTTGTGTGTCTTCCTAGCACcatttgtagtttgaaattGCTAGAACGTCTTGATCTTTCTAGATGCtcaaattttgacaacttgCCGGAGAACCTAGGGAATCTCAAAG GTCTCAAGGAGCTTAATTTGAGTGGAACATCTATAAAAGAGCTGCCTTCATCAATTGATGGTTTGACAGCCCTTACATCATTGACTCTCCAAGATTGTGAGAATCTTGTGTGCCTTCCTAGCACcatttgtagtttgaaattGCTAGAATGTCTTGATCTTTATGGGTGCtcaaattttgacaacttgCCGGAGAACCTAGGGAATCTCAAAG GTCTCGAGGAGCTTTATTTGAGTGGAACAGCTATAAAAGAGCTGCCTTCATCAATTGATGGTTTGACAACCCTTACTTCGTTGACTCTTAACGATTGTAAGAATCTTGTGTGTCTTCCTAGCAGTTTGAATTCACTTGAAAGGCTTGATTTTTGTGGGCGCtcaaattttgacaacttgCCGGAGAACCTAGGAAATCTCAAAGGTCTCAAGAAC CTTCACTTGAGTGGAACAGCTATAAAAGAGTTGCCTTCATCAATTGATGGTTTGACAACCCTTACTTCATTGACTCTTTGGAGTTGCAGAAATCTTGTGTGTCTTCCTAACACCATTTGTTGTTTGATATCGCTTGAATGTCTTGAGATTTCTGGGTGCTCAAGTTTTGAATACTTGCCAGAGAATCTAGGGAATGTCAAAGGCCTAAAGAAGCTTGGTTTGAGTGGATCAGCTATAAAGGAGTTGCCTTCATCAATTGAACGTTTGATGCACCTTACTTCATTGAATTTGCTTGATTGCTTTAATCTTGGGTGTCTTCCTAACACAACTTGTGGTTTTAAGTTCCATGGCACTCTTGATCTTTCTACATGCTCAAGATTCAAAAACTTGCCAGAGATGCCATGGATAATCGAAGGTCTATTGATGCTTGATTTGAGTAATACAGTTATAGAAGAGATGCCTTCATCAATTGGCCGTTTGACTGACCTTACTGCATTGACTCTAAGATTTTGCATGAATCTTGTGCGCCTTCCTAGCACCATTTGTAGTTGGAAATCGCTTGAATCTCTTGATCTTTTAGGatgtttaaaattcaaaaacttgcCAAAGAACATAGGAAATATGAAAGATTTGGAGGTGCTCAATTTGTGTTGGACATCCATAATAGAGTTTCCTTCTTCCATTGTTCTCCTTAAAAATCTCAAACATCTATATATTCGTGGATGGAAATTATCTGAATTTTATTCCCAGTCAGCAAGTCTTGAGTTGATGGACCCATTATGGAATTTACCATTTTCCCAGCCAACGAGTCCTCAGGAGTGCATAGGATTGCCgtcatttttatattcttcCCTGCCAACAAGTCCTGTTTTAGTGGGCTTATTATTGCCTTCCTTATCGGGTCTGCATTCTTTAACATATTTGTGTATTAATGATTGCGATCTTTTGTCAATCCCCGATGACATTGGCTGCCTGTCATCTTTAGAATGCTTAAACCTAAGtggaaataattttgtttcCCTTCCTGAAAGCATGTCCCAACTCTTTAATCTTCGAAGACTCTATTTGGAGGGTTGCAAGAGGCTTCAATCATTGGGAAATGTTCTGTCAACTATTGATTCTGTAATTGCAAACGATTGTAGCTCACTGGAGAGATTGCCAGAACTACAATTTTATCCTTTTATGTCAAATCACTCCCTTTTCCAATGTTTCAACTGCTTCAAATTGGTTGACTATATTCAAAATGGCAGTAACATGcttcag GGACTACCAAATATTGTTATTCCTGGAGGTGAAATTCCAAAATGGTTTAGCAATGAGTTTCAGGGTGATAACATACAATTGTCTTTTCCTGGGTGTGATGAGCTAATGGGAATTGTGTTGTGTGTTGTTTTTGTACCCAATGGGTCACATCAATATCATAGAAATTGGaattttacatgtatttttCAGCTCAATGGACTTAAGATTGCAGATTTCTCACAATCTTATTATTTTACGACAAAATATGGTAGAATTGAATCTCCTCATATTTGGCTGCTATATTTGTCCACTCACCGTTCCGTCTCCAATTGGGGCAAAATATGTAGTCGCATTGATGCCAATGGATTCCGTCAACTCAAGATTCAAATATTTGCAGAGGTGGTGGAGAAAATTGGGGTTCAGTTGGTATACAAGCAAGACATGGAAGATCCCAATCAAACCATGGCACAGTGCATCAGCAACAACAGCACACTGTATGAGGATTTTGGCGTAGTACATCATGATATTGACAATTCACCCATAGAAAGTAGCAGAAATAAGCAAAGCCGTGATGTGGATGATGGGGCTGGACCTAGTGGAGAAGGCTACTCTAATGAGGAACCACAGCCAAAGTGGATTCAAGGGGAAATTTTCGACTACTTTGCCA TGGAAGGAGGGGATCAAATATCCAAGAAGCTTGAATCCATTCACGGAGGGAAGGAGGATATTTACCAAGACATTGAAGATCCCAATCAAACTTTGACACAGTTAAGCATTAACAGCAGGAAGCTCTATGAGGAACTGGGTGATCTCAGCCATGATTCTTACAATTCAGCTGCAGAAGGTAGCAGAATTAAGCGAAGACTTGATGAGGAAGATGGGGCTGGACCTAGCGGAGAAGGCTACTCTAACAATGAACCACATCCAAAGACTCGGAGGATGTATGGCTGA